TCCCGATaactggggcgggggagggcaggaagggacgTGTGACTGtgagtgtggtgtgtgtgcacataggTAATGGGGTGCTATGACGCACATGCATCCGTTTGTGTGCACAGGCTTGTGGATCTGCTTTGgggccttctctctcctcttttcagTCCCTGGACCACTTGCGATGGGCactttctctttctgcatctcttccccatccagccccacccctccctgggaCCTGCAGCTCCTCAATACTGGTAACCGGTCCCTGCCAGTCCGTTCATCTCTCAGCCTTGGCAGCGGCTGcagcccctcagccccctccccttcccacctcaggAATTGCTGTGCTTCCCGTAAGGCCCATGACTGAGCAGCAGTtggttgggggaagggagagagaatccagtAAAGCCAGAGGGCCTACAACTGGCTCATTCAGCTCAGCCTCTGGCAGGGCACGGACCCTCCTGGGAGGGACCCGAGTGGGGTCCAGCCCCCCTCGGCCGCCTCTGCCGTGCCCACCCTGCTGGGGCCTGCTTGGATCGGGGTTTGGAAGCTGTGTCTTTAAGGCTGAGACAGCAGCAGGCAAGCCCCTGGCCCAGTGtccagaggagggggagggggaatggCCAGTCCATTAGCGGAGGAGCTGGCGCCAGGCAGCAGACCTCCACAGGGCCCTGGGGAATACGGAGGGAccagccttcccccaccccccttggctccctctgccctcctgtcccTCCATTTCTCCCCGGGTGTGGTAACAGAGGGGTAGCTGATAGCAGGTAGAAGCTGGGCCTAGCCCTTCAGGGGACAAGTAGAGGCACAGGCCCTGGGGCCTAGGCCAGGCCAACTCTCCATCCAGCGGGGCCACCTCCTACCGCTCAGGTGCCCGAAGCCTGCCCTTTAACCCCTGTCCTCCTCtgcccctattctttttttttcttaccgaGATACCACTGACCACACGTTCTATACTAACCGCAGGTGGACAGTGTAGTGATTCTACATTTGCGCATCTCCGACCTTTAACAGCTCTGGCAGGCAGGAACCCCAGCTCCTGTCAGGCTCTCCCGCCCCACGCTCCAGCTCTGACGCTGACGCTGGAAGGTGCCGACCCCCAGCCGGCCTGCGGGTGGCCGGTGGTCCGGGCCCTGCTTCCTTCCCGCCGGCAGCAGGGGAACGGAGGAGGCCGGGCGGGCGCTGCGCAGGGAGCCAGGGTGCGGCTCTCCCGCCGCCCGCAGGGGTGGGGCGTCCCCCTGCCCACGGAGACCCGCCGTCAGGCCAGTGGGAGGAGCTGCCCGGGcccccccgagccccccccccGAGCCCGCAGGCCTATAAAGCCGCCTCGCCCGGGCTGCGGCTGCTTCCCAGCTCCCCACCTGCTCCGCCCGCGGTGACTGCCCGGCCACCACCATGAGCCACCCGTCGGGCCTCCGGGCCGGCGTCAGCGCCACCTCCTACCGCCGCACCTTCGGGCCTCCGCCCTCGCTGTCCCCCGGGGCCTTCTCCTACGCGTCCAGCTCCCGCTTCTCGAGCAGCCGCCTGCTGGGCTCGGCGTCCCCCGGCTCCTCCGTGCGCCTGGGCAGCTTCCGCGGGCCCCGGGCCGGCGCGGGCGCCCTCCTGCGCCTGCCCTCGGAGCGCCTCGACTTCTCCATGGCCGAGGCCCTCAACCAGGAGTTCCTGGCCACGCGCAGCAacgagaagcaggagctgcaggaGCTCAACGACCGCTTCGCCAACTTCATCGAGAAGGTGCGCTTCCTGGAGCAGCAGAACGCGGCCCTGCGCGGGGAGCTGAGCCAGGCCCGGGGCCAGGAGCCGGCGCGCGCCGACCAGCTGTGCCAGCAGGAGCTGCGGGAGCTGCGCAGGGAGCTGGAGCTGCTGGGCCGCGAGCGCGACCGGGTGCAGGTGGAGCGCGACGGGCTGGCGGAGGACCTGGCGGCGCTCAAGCAGAGGTCAGGGGCAGGGCCGGCCCGGCGGCCGTCGAGGCGGCTGCTGCTCGCCCCGCTcgctccctcccccgccccaccccgccgcccGGGCGCGTGCGGGCAGCAAGGTGGCCCGCGGGCTCTGCGCGCCCCGCGGACTccccggggagggagggaggggggtgttATGGGTCTGCCCGGTGCATCCGGGGCTCCCATCTCCGCTCCCAGCCCTTTAGGGAGAAGGTGGGCCTCGGGCAGCTCCCGGGGTCCTGGACACTTGCAGCCTCTGCCCtagccccgggggcgcggggacccTGCGGCCCAGCCGCCCCCATTCTTCCTGCCAGGCTGGAGGAGGAGACGCGCAAGCGGGAGGATGCGGAGCACAACCTCGTGCTCTTCCGCAAGGTGAGCGCGGGCCCCAAGTCGGCTGTCGCCCCGCTTCTACCCCGTCTTTGCCTCTGGGGAGGCCTGTGCGGGCGCCAGGAGGCGACCCGAAGCCTCCAGAGACTGGCAGGCAGGGCCTGGCCCTTCCTGGACCTGAGCAGCCCCTTCCTGCTCTtgaaccccctccccaccccgccaccccctTAAGGACGTGGACGACGCCACCCTGTCCCGCCTGGAATTAGAGCGCAAGATTGAGTCCCTGATGGATGAGATTGAGTTCCTCAAGAAGCTACATGAGGAGGTAGGTGGACTCGGGGTCGGGGAGCCTTCAAAGGCTGCAGGTGGCCTCGCTGGCGCCGGAAGGCGGGCGCCGGAGAAGCCTGGCGCGGGGAGCGGAGGACTCGGCCTGGGGAAGAGCAGCGCCTCAACCCACCCCCCTCTACAGGTGGTTTGACTCCCACCCCTGCGCCACCTGGTGGCGCGCCGCGGAGCTGCACCCCTTAACTTGGCCGCCGGCTTGGGGCGTACGCGGGCGCAGGCCGCGCAGTCCTACGCGCGCTGCACTCCCTGGCGCCCCCTTCTGCTCACTCGAGAGTTTTCCCTCTTTGCTGAGTGAACCGCGCGGCCCGCGTGGGGTCCGCGCGGCAATCTCAGCAACTCGGTGTCCCGGGCGGCAGGAGCTGCGGGACCTGCAGGTGAGCGTGGAGAGCCAGCAGGTGCAGCAGGTCGAGGTGGAGGCCACCGTGAAGCCCGAGCTGACCGCCGCGCTGCGGGACATCCGCGCGCAGTACGAGAGCATCGCGGCGAAGAACCTGCAGGAGGCCGAGGAGTGGTACAAGTCCAAGGTGCGCAGCCCGGCCGGCCCCGGCGAGTGCGGGCCGCGGGGAGGCGCGTCCCCCGGCTCACGGCCGCCCGCCTCGCACCCCCCAGTACGCGGACCTGTCCGACGCCGCCAACCGGAACCACGAGGCCCTGCGTCAGGCCAAGCAAGAGATGAACGAGTCCCGACGCCAGATTCAGAGTCTGACGTGCGAGGTGGACGGGCTACGCGGCACCGTGAGTCCCGGGTTCGcgccccgggggtggggtggagggtgaaGGCTGCCCCGCAgtgacccccctgcccccagaacGAGGCGCTGCTCAGACAGCTGCGGGAGCTGGAGGAGCAGTTTGCGCTGGAGGCCGGCGGGTACCAGGCGGGCGCCGCGAGGCTCGAGGAGGAGCTGCGACAGCTGAAGGAGGAGATGGCCCGGCACCTGCGCGAGTACCAGGAGCTCCTCAACGTCAAGATGGCCCTGGACATCGAGATCGCCACCTACCGCAAGCTGCTGGAGGGCGAGGagagcaggtggggggcagggctgcgggggggaggggcggcggcaggtgggggggggggccgccgcgcccgcccgcgtCGCTGACTGCCTGCCGGCTCCCAGGATCTCCGTGCCAGTCCACTCCTTCGCGTCCTTGAGTATGAAGACGAGCAGCGGTGAGTCTCCCACGCCCGGCTTCCAACCTGCCTGTCCCCGTCCACTTCTGCCCTGACCAGACTCTCGCCCGGGGCTCTGCTCAGGGATGGATTCTGTGCAGGAGCTACTGAGGCCCAGTCCACACTCGCGCCTGCTCCTCACGccccgccaccccctcccctcatAGATGAGAGTGAGGACCCTCCAagcctcctctcctccaccccctcatCCCACTCTTTCCAGTGCCTGAGGTGGAGCCTCCGCAGGACAGCCACAGCAGGAAGATGGTTCTGATCAAGACCATTGAGACCCGGGATGGGGAGGTGAGATGGACCACTTGAGCCTGGGGCCCCATCATCGCCCATGTTATTTCTGGCTGCAGCTGATTTTAGAGTATTGTGGGTTAGTGGTCTTTGGGGgcgggagggagacagggagatagAGATGTGGGTGGATAGTCAGGAGCCTGGGCTGGTTTTGCTGGAGGAGAGGGCATGCCccaaaggagaggggaggagggtggtgctGAATGGTTTGTGCCCTTCACATGCCTTGCCCCCAGCAGGTGGTGACTGAGTCCCAGAAGGAGCAGCGCAGTGAGCTGGACAAGTCTTCTACTCACAGCTACTGACCCCATTGGTCTGGTGCTCCCTGACACCGCCCTAGGCCTACTCCAAGCCCCAGACCCTAACACCAGTACTGAATTAGTCCTCTCTTGCTCTGCATGTGTCTAGGGGATGACGCAAGTCACCCCTTCCCTGGCCTGTGGCCAAGCCCTACCCAGCCAGCAGTAGCtggcccttccctcccttccctgacacatatttatatatatgaccCGTATGTTCCCCTTATCTCGTCCTAGTAAGAGGCCAGCAATCCCCAGAACAAGTCTACTGCCATTCATTACCCCGTGACCAGTGGAGTGGGCCAGGGTCTGAGTTTCACTTTTGAATCAAATAAAACTGCTGTCAAGAGAAACCCATCCAGTGCATTTGTGTCTGTGGCAGTGGGGGTGCCTGTGGGGAGGGGGCTCAGCAGTATTTTCCCCTGGTCTCTAGTCATTCCTTTTCTACATCCCATACCTTGGCATCTGTGGCTCCTATCTACCCTTCTTCTAGTTCTACATCTGTTCCTTCTCAACTTCTGTTTGCCAGCTGCAGCCCTGAATGTCCACATGCCTCCTGGGTATGCCAGAGGTccctcaaactcaacatgtccaaaacaGAGCTCCTCgtttccctctctgcctgagGTCAGAGAGGTCATGTTCTTCCTTCAGGGTTCCCTACTCCAGAAGAAGGCACCACTAAGGACTTCTGCCGCCAAATTAGAACACCTCATCTtctacctctttcttttcttcacctACCCCCACCACCCAATTCtgttaattctactttttaactCTTGCAAGTCTGTCAActtctccccatccctgctgCCACCACCCTAGTCCAGGCCACCATCGTCTTTTGCCTGGGTCACCTTATCTCCCTCAGAGGTCCTCTTTCTCCTGGCCTAACCCTGCCACCCACCTAAACCTACCGGACACACTTGACCAGCAAATCATTCTGCTGCCATCACTACCCACCCTGCTTGAAAATGTCTACTTCTATAATCCCCTCCAACTCTACTCAATACTGCCTTTGCCTTCAAGTCAAAATCCATTTctgagttgttgttttttttaaagattgtatttattgactcatgagagatacacagagagaagcagagacacaggccgagggagaagcaggctccatgaagggagcccaatgcagcacttgatcccgggaccatgggatcatgccctgagccgaaggcggtgctaaaccgctgagccacctgggctgcccaccatttctgagtttaaaattatctttttcctatcataaaaaaaaaaaaaattttaaaaaggggatccctgggtggcgcagcggtttggcgcctgcctttggcccagggcgcgatcctagagatccgggatcgaatcccacatcaggctcccggtgcatggagcctgcttctccctctgcctgtgtctctgcctctctctctctctctctctgtgactatcataaaaaaaaataataaataaataaataaaatcatctttttccACTCAATTATCATGCTACATGCAGGGAGTAAGCCAGAGTCCCTGCTCTCAAAGAGCTCCCCGTCTGGGGTAGTGGGGAGAGATGCCAAGCAGGTCCTCCAGTCCTGGGAAGAGCGCT
This genomic interval from Vulpes lagopus strain Blue_001 chromosome 21, ASM1834538v1, whole genome shotgun sequence contains the following:
- the PRPH gene encoding peripherin isoform X1 — translated: MSHPSGLRAGVSATSYRRTFGPPPSLSPGAFSYASSSRFSSSRLLGSASPGSSVRLGSFRGPRAGAGALLRLPSERLDFSMAEALNQEFLATRSNEKQELQELNDRFANFIEKVRFLEQQNAALRGELSQARGQEPARADQLCQQELRELRRELELLGRERDRVQVERDGLAEDLAALKQRLEEETRKREDAEHNLVLFRKDVDDATLSRLELERKIESLMDEIEFLKKLHEEELRDLQVSVESQQVQQVEVEATVKPELTAALRDIRAQYESIAAKNLQEAEEWYKSKYADLSDAANRNHEALRQAKQEMNESRRQIQSLTCEVDGLRGTNEALLRQLRELEEQFALEAGGYQAGAARLEEELRQLKEEMARHLREYQELLNVKMALDIEIATYRKLLEGEESRISVPVHSFASLSMKTSSVPEVEPPQDSHSRKMVLIKTIETRDGEQVVTESQKEQRSELDKSSTHSY
- the PRPH gene encoding peripherin isoform X2; the protein is MSHPSGLRAGVSATSYRRTFGPPPSLSPGAFSYASSSRFSSSRLLGSASPGSSVRLGSFRGPRAGAGALLRLPSERLDFSMAEALNQEFLATRSNEKQELQELNDRFANFIEKVRFLEQQNAALRGELSQARGQEPARADQLCQQELRELRRELELLGRERDRVQVERDGLAEDLAALKQRLEEETRKREDAEHNLVLFRKDVDDATLSRLELERKIESLMDEIEFLKKLHEEELRDLQVSVESQQVQQVEVEATVKPELTAALRDIRAQYESIAAKNLQEAEEWYKSKYADLSDAANRNHEALRQAKQEMNESRRQIQSLTCEVDGLRGTNEALLRQLRELEEQFALEAGGYQAGAARLEEELRQLKEEMARHLREYQELLNVKMALDIEIATYRKLLEGEESRISVPVHSFASLSMKTSSVPEVEPPQDSHSRKMVLIKTIETRDGEVVTESQKEQRSELDKSSTHSY